One genomic region from Vitis riparia cultivar Riparia Gloire de Montpellier isolate 1030 chromosome 17, EGFV_Vit.rip_1.0, whole genome shotgun sequence encodes:
- the LOC117904022 gene encoding plasma membrane ATPase 2-like: protein MCSCSLQELLGLKIIDAIDATIVGMFADLKEARADIREVPFLPFSPGDKKAALNNIDADGKHDSAETIRKVLKLGVNVKMIADDQLAIIEEMGYRLRMGTNMHSSASLLGQYKDASIAALPVGETRKEVDLVLQKWKI, encoded by the exons ATGTGCTCTTGCTCGCTGCAAGAGCTTCTGGGACTGAAAATCATAGATGCCATTGATGCTACCATTGTCGGGATGTTCGCTGACTTGAAAGAGGCCCGAGCTGATATCAGAGAAGTGCCCTTTCTTCCTTTCAGTCCAGGGGACAAGAAGGCTGCTTTGAACAACATTGATGCTGATGGCAA GCATGACAGTGCAGAAACCATCCGCAAAGTTCTCAAACTTGGAGTCAATGTCAAGATGATTGCTGATGACCAACTTGCCATTATCGAGGAGATGGGTTACAGGCTTAGAATGGGAACAAACATGCATTCTTCTGCTTCTTTACTTGGTCAGTACAAGGACGCCTCCATAGCTGCACTCCCAGTGGGAGAGACAAGGAAGGAGGTGGATTTAGTACTTCAAAAATGGAAGATTTAG